The following are encoded in a window of Acidicapsa ligni genomic DNA:
- a CDS encoding thioredoxin family protein — MKFLKLFTVILSLALFTVPSFSAEKEIYPAPEQAKIDLAAALKTARTTHKRILLDFGGNWCGDCHVLDIYFHDPSNLPILESNYLLVHVNIGRMDQNVAIADRYQIPLAKGVPALAVLDDHGKLLYSQKTGEFEAMRRMQSSSVTDFLVHWKPTKPGCSAVQINC, encoded by the coding sequence ATGAAGTTCCTGAAACTCTTTACCGTTATCCTGTCGCTGGCATTGTTCACCGTGCCGTCTTTTTCTGCCGAGAAGGAAATTTACCCCGCTCCCGAGCAGGCCAAAATCGATCTGGCTGCAGCTCTTAAAACCGCCAGAACCACGCACAAGCGCATCCTTCTCGACTTTGGTGGCAACTGGTGCGGAGATTGCCATGTCCTGGATATCTACTTCCACGACCCCTCCAATCTACCGATTCTGGAAAGCAATTACCTCTTGGTGCACGTAAACATCGGCCGCATGGACCAGAATGTCGCTATAGCCGATCGGTACCAGATTCCGCTCGCAAAGGGCGTCCCCGCATTGGCCGTCCTGGATGATCACGGCAAACTTCTATACAGCCAGAAAACCGGCGAGTTTGAAGCGATGCGCCGAATGCAGTCCAGCTCCGTAACCGACTTCCTGGTCCATTGGAAGCCCACCAAGCCCGGTTGCAGCGCAGTTCAAATCAACTGCTGA
- a CDS encoding VWA domain-containing protein, translated as MNRRWTVLPSVRVTCALALALGLSQLATLHAQQSTHPDVPDAPTPQAPAPMSDVKGVTPGLGTQSEPQPAPASNPTSSSAGTSEPQSAPPAPSAQAPVPNTPDDGPAPDLPAAGKGRDEVGILFRTYTNFVEVPVTVKDSKGQLVAGLDYRDFRVFENNVQQHISLFTVDPAALSVTYVIDQSVTADVMSKVNNSLGAIQGALTPYDDVSVFTYSNGAKEVTGFTGAQSHLLTAVLAITRATGREESIPVNSGPLAGCPITSNGACVDPNIQQGRSAGGADYMSIPKEIHTLNDAILRAAVALSTRPKGRRRIIYVVSDGKEYGSKASTKEVIKYLQTNKIAVYATVVGDSARWGEGYLSRFHIPFQMRDNVLPQYTQATGGSLYAEKSTNDMEKSYARLAEEARTQYTLGYISHQPAIDGKYRTIDVRVNRPNVDVTAKPGYYPTAQDAR; from the coding sequence GTGAATCGTCGCTGGACTGTACTTCCTTCCGTAAGAGTCACTTGCGCACTGGCGCTGGCCCTCGGACTATCGCAACTTGCCACCCTCCACGCCCAGCAGTCGACCCACCCAGATGTGCCTGATGCACCCACTCCGCAGGCCCCCGCACCCATGTCTGACGTCAAGGGAGTCACGCCGGGTCTAGGCACTCAATCGGAGCCGCAGCCGGCACCCGCCTCCAATCCTACGAGTTCATCCGCTGGAACCTCCGAGCCGCAGTCCGCACCGCCTGCCCCGTCCGCTCAGGCGCCTGTCCCGAATACACCGGATGACGGACCAGCTCCCGACTTGCCGGCTGCTGGCAAGGGTAGAGATGAGGTCGGGATACTTTTCCGCACCTACACCAACTTCGTTGAAGTTCCCGTGACCGTCAAGGATTCCAAAGGTCAGCTCGTCGCGGGCTTGGATTACCGGGATTTCCGCGTTTTCGAAAATAATGTCCAGCAACACATCAGTCTTTTCACGGTTGATCCTGCCGCGCTCTCAGTCACGTATGTGATCGACCAGAGCGTAACCGCCGACGTGATGAGCAAAGTAAACAATTCCCTGGGAGCTATCCAGGGTGCGCTTACGCCTTATGATGACGTATCCGTTTTCACCTATAGCAATGGAGCTAAAGAAGTTACCGGCTTTACCGGCGCGCAGAGCCATCTTCTGACCGCCGTTCTGGCAATAACCCGGGCAACCGGACGCGAGGAAAGCATTCCCGTCAACTCCGGCCCGTTGGCTGGCTGCCCAATTACCAGCAATGGCGCATGCGTCGATCCCAACATTCAGCAGGGCCGCAGCGCTGGTGGCGCGGATTATATGAGCATTCCGAAAGAGATTCACACGCTGAACGACGCGATTCTGCGCGCTGCCGTGGCTCTTTCAACGCGCCCCAAGGGCCGTCGCCGCATCATTTACGTCGTCTCAGACGGTAAGGAATATGGCAGCAAGGCGTCCACCAAGGAAGTAATCAAGTATCTGCAAACCAACAAGATAGCCGTGTATGCAACAGTTGTCGGCGATTCCGCGCGTTGGGGTGAGGGCTACCTGAGCCGCTTCCATATCCCTTTCCAGATGAGGGATAACGTGCTGCCTCAATACACCCAGGCTACCGGTGGCTCGCTCTATGCGGAAAAGAGCACGAACGACATGGAAAAGAGCTACGCGCGTCTGGCCGAAGAGGCTCGCACGCAGTACACGCTGGGTTATATCAGCCACCAGCCAGCTATCGATGGCAAGTACCGTACCATCGACGTTCGCGTCAATCGGCCCAATGTCGATGTGACCGCCAAGCCTGGTTATTACCCCACGGCCCAGGACGCTCGCTAG
- a CDS encoding PadR family transcriptional regulator, translating to MSILLPKMIREKENDPGQLIQGTLEMLILKALARGPAHGYAIAEWIHLTSHQVLKVEEGALYPALHRLQLRGILSATWGASTNNRRAKFYQLTALGQKRLNAESQRWARLSAAVAFVMQAS from the coding sequence TTGTCTATTCTCCTCCCTAAGATGATTAGGGAAAAAGAAAATGATCCCGGCCAGCTCATCCAGGGCACCCTGGAGATGCTGATCCTCAAGGCTCTCGCCCGAGGGCCCGCGCACGGCTATGCCATTGCTGAGTGGATTCACCTCACCTCACATCAGGTACTCAAAGTCGAAGAGGGTGCGCTCTACCCGGCACTCCATCGATTGCAGTTGCGTGGCATTTTATCCGCAACCTGGGGAGCGTCCACGAACAACCGTCGTGCCAAGTTCTATCAGTTGACAGCTCTCGGCCAGAAGCGGCTCAATGCAGAATCGCAGCGCTGGGCGCGGCTTTCCGCCGCAGTCGCTTTTGTTATGCAAGCTTCTTAA
- the tatA gene encoding twin-arginine translocase TatA/TatE family subunit has translation MGELFQPTHLLVIGVIVFLLFGAKRLPELGKGLGEGLKGFKDGIKNAGGNDTAQNHVVTPPVQAQNSAPVQPVSAPIEQK, from the coding sequence ATGGGCGAGCTTTTTCAACCGACACACCTGCTGGTTATTGGCGTAATCGTGTTTCTTTTGTTCGGCGCAAAGCGCCTGCCGGAACTCGGCAAGGGTCTTGGCGAGGGGCTCAAGGGCTTCAAGGACGGCATTAAAAATGCTGGTGGGAATGACACGGCTCAGAACCACGTGGTGACTCCGCCGGTTCAGGCTCAGAACAGCGCTCCGGTACAGCCTGTTTCGGCTCCGATCGAACAAAAGTAG
- a CDS encoding DMT family transporter yields the protein MPGFITGGGSAASVSLGLAAATTWGGSDFAGGYGSRRSSPLLIVASGHSITLLVLLVVCGMGHLPFPHTTQFLLGAIGGLEGSLALAVFYRALAMGAMGLTAALTGLLTALVPVIFALWSEGLPRPIAIGGLFLGCVAIWLIAHSPGHGTPPLALIFGAISGTGFGLQLILLKLASTDGVIWALTSARIGGVLGILVVLLFVLPREIKAGSAQWSGFWWMGIIAGGLDTIGNAGYTLAAHNGRLDVAAMVSSLYPGFTILLAAFILRERPTGRQTLGMVVALVSVVLLSL from the coding sequence GTGCCCGGCTTCATCACGGGTGGGGGCTCCGCCGCCTCAGTCAGTTTAGGGCTGGCGGCAGCCACCACCTGGGGCGGCTCTGACTTTGCTGGTGGCTACGGATCGCGCCGCAGTTCTCCGCTGCTTATCGTAGCCTCCGGCCATTCCATTACGCTGCTTGTCCTGCTGGTCGTTTGCGGCATGGGCCACCTGCCCTTTCCTCATACCACTCAATTCCTGCTGGGAGCCATCGGCGGGCTCGAAGGCTCACTGGCCCTCGCCGTCTTCTACCGCGCGCTTGCGATGGGTGCCATGGGCCTCACAGCGGCTCTCACCGGCCTGCTCACAGCGCTTGTCCCGGTAATCTTCGCACTCTGGAGCGAAGGCCTCCCACGCCCCATCGCCATCGGAGGCCTGTTCCTCGGCTGCGTCGCCATCTGGCTGATTGCCCATTCTCCAGGTCATGGCACGCCACCCCTGGCACTGATCTTCGGAGCAATCTCCGGCACCGGATTTGGGCTTCAGCTCATTTTGCTCAAGCTGGCGTCGACTGACGGTGTCATCTGGGCGCTTACCTCGGCCCGCATCGGCGGAGTTCTAGGGATTCTCGTCGTTCTACTCTTCGTACTGCCTCGCGAAATTAAGGCTGGCTCCGCACAATGGTCGGGTTTCTGGTGGATGGGCATCATCGCCGGAGGATTGGACACCATCGGCAACGCGGGCTACACGCTGGCCGCGCACAACGGTCGGCTCGATGTAGCCGCCATGGTTTCGTCCCTCTATCCAGGATTCACCATCCTCCTGGCCGCCTTCATCCTCCGCGAACGACCCACCGGCCGCCAGACTCTGGGGATGGTCGTAGCGCTGGTATCGGTCGTCCTGCTGAGTCTTTAA